From the genome of Pseudomonas sp. AB6, one region includes:
- a CDS encoding DUF4398 domain-containing protein encodes MSLQRAYNRARVSVLLLAVGTLAACASAPLPEEQITLSKSAVNRAVSAEATQYAPLEMKSAQDKLLLLERAIGERDVAQSRLLAEQVEVDANLAERKAHAVKWQQQLEASRSGIQVLRQEMLQAPDAGLNSSSDDSL; translated from the coding sequence ATGAGTCTTCAACGTGCGTATAACCGTGCCCGTGTATCTGTCCTGTTGTTAGCTGTTGGAACATTGGCTGCTTGTGCCAGTGCGCCGCTGCCGGAAGAGCAGATCACCTTGTCTAAAAGCGCTGTAAACCGTGCTGTGTCTGCAGAAGCGACCCAGTACGCGCCGCTGGAAATGAAGTCGGCACAGGACAAATTATTGCTACTCGAGCGCGCCATTGGTGAGCGAGATGTCGCCCAATCCCGGCTGTTGGCCGAACAGGTCGAGGTGGATGCCAACCTGGCCGAGCGTAAAGCCCACGCGGTCAAGTGGCAGCAACAATTGGAAGCGTCCCGCAGCGGTATTCAAGTGCTGAGGCAGGAAATGCTTCAAGCGCCGGATGCCGGTCTCAATTCGTCTTCCGACGACTCTTTGTAA
- a CDS encoding OmpA family protein, which translates to MRTSLMLPVAAVASLLLAGCAVTPENADLLQARSQFSALQAKPQSSTLAALETKDAFMALGKADKLSSQNRKAPAIEQLAYVASQKIALAEQTILGREAEAGLKRIDAERTQVRLDVRTAQLRALQAMKAKTTERGQVITFGDVLFDTGKAELKYGSQRNFQQLAEFLRANPERKVRIEGFTDSTGGNDYNQQLSERRAFAVVRALAKLGVGTERMTGIGYGAEHPIADNASEHSRQLNRRVEVIVSNDATVVETRL; encoded by the coding sequence ATGCGTACTTCATTGATGCTTCCCGTGGCTGCGGTTGCCAGTCTGTTGCTGGCGGGTTGCGCCGTTACACCGGAAAATGCCGACCTTTTGCAAGCCCGTAGCCAGTTTTCCGCGCTGCAGGCCAAGCCGCAATCGAGCACCTTGGCCGCCCTTGAAACCAAGGACGCGTTCATGGCTTTGGGCAAGGCGGATAAGCTTTCCAGCCAAAACCGCAAAGCACCCGCGATCGAGCAGTTGGCCTACGTTGCCAGTCAGAAAATCGCACTTGCCGAGCAGACGATTCTGGGGCGCGAAGCCGAAGCTGGTTTGAAAAGGATCGACGCTGAACGCACTCAAGTCCGTCTGGATGTGCGTACGGCACAATTGCGAGCATTGCAGGCGATGAAAGCGAAAACCACCGAGCGTGGTCAAGTAATCACGTTCGGTGACGTGCTGTTCGATACCGGTAAGGCCGAACTTAAATACGGCAGCCAGCGTAACTTTCAGCAATTGGCTGAGTTTCTGCGGGCTAACCCTGAGCGCAAAGTGCGAATCGAAGGGTTTACCGACAGCACTGGCGGAAATGATTACAACCAGCAATTGTCCGAGCGCCGGGCATTTGCCGTGGTGCGAGCCTTGGCAAAGCTGGGCGTTGGCACGGAGCGCATGACCGGTATTGGTTATGGCGCTGAACACCCCATAGCCGACAACGCCAGTGAGCATTCACGGCAACTTAACCGTCGGGTCGAAGTGATCGTTTCCAACGACGCCACGGTGGTTGAGACACGCCTTTAA
- a CDS encoding gluconate:H+ symporter — translation MAHDTRLMVCCLVAIAIIIVLISATKLPPFLSILIGTFIAGVGAGLPPEDVAKAFSKGAGGILGEAGIIIALGAMLGALMAESGAADRIATTLLGLGKGRSLPWVMALVAMVIGLPLFFEVGLVMMVPIIFVMARRSGQPLLRIAIPALAGMTTLHALMPPHPGPLIAVSALHADLGLTMLLGIIIAVPAVILAGPIYGNWLSKRMHVGEPADIGALFTAKPTATRQPSFGVSLLIILMPVILMLGSTLAKVAMTPQSNLALTLKFLGEPLVALGLAVIAAVICLGWANGISREHVGNTLRKALAPIAVLLLTIGAGGGLKQTLLDAGVSHTISKFAEGAHMPYLLLAWVIAVLLRQATGSATVATTTTAGILAPLMAGLAATQSSLIALAIGAGSVFFCHVNDAGFWMVREYFGLELKQTIWVWSVLQTIVSVVGLIGTFLLWEWFV, via the coding sequence ATGGCTCATGACACACGCCTCATGGTGTGTTGTCTCGTGGCAATTGCCATCATCATCGTATTGATCAGTGCAACCAAGCTGCCACCTTTTCTGTCGATTTTGATCGGCACGTTCATCGCCGGAGTCGGAGCGGGCTTACCGCCGGAAGACGTCGCGAAAGCCTTTAGCAAAGGGGCGGGCGGTATTCTTGGCGAAGCCGGGATCATTATCGCGCTGGGCGCGATGCTCGGTGCGCTCATGGCTGAATCCGGCGCTGCCGACCGAATTGCCACGACCTTGCTTGGTCTAGGCAAAGGCCGCTCGCTGCCGTGGGTCATGGCACTGGTGGCAATGGTCATCGGGTTACCACTGTTTTTTGAAGTTGGCTTGGTGATGATGGTGCCGATCATCTTCGTGATGGCGCGCCGCTCCGGGCAACCGCTGCTGAGAATCGCCATCCCCGCGTTGGCGGGCATGACCACCTTGCACGCACTGATGCCGCCGCACCCCGGACCGCTGATTGCGGTCAGCGCGCTCCATGCAGACTTGGGTCTGACCATGTTGCTGGGCATCATCATTGCTGTTCCAGCGGTGATCCTTGCCGGTCCGATCTACGGCAACTGGTTGTCAAAACGCATGCACGTTGGCGAGCCTGCCGACATCGGCGCGCTGTTTACCGCCAAACCGACGGCGACCCGCCAGCCAAGCTTTGGTGTTTCGTTGTTGATTATTTTGATGCCGGTTATCTTGATGCTCGGCAGCACGTTGGCCAAGGTGGCAATGACCCCGCAAAGCAATCTTGCGCTGACCTTGAAGTTTCTAGGCGAGCCCCTGGTTGCTTTGGGTTTGGCAGTGATTGCCGCAGTGATCTGTCTGGGGTGGGCCAATGGCATTTCCCGGGAGCACGTGGGTAATACGCTGCGTAAAGCCTTGGCGCCTATTGCGGTACTGTTGCTGACCATCGGTGCTGGCGGCGGCTTGAAGCAAACGCTGCTGGACGCCGGGGTGAGCCATACCATCAGTAAATTCGCAGAAGGCGCACACATGCCTTACCTGCTACTGGCGTGGGTAATCGCGGTCCTACTACGTCAAGCGACCGGTTCAGCGACCGTAGCCACCACCACCACCGCAGGGATTCTGGCGCCGTTGATGGCGGGCCTCGCTGCGACGCAAAGCTCTCTGATTGCGCTGGCGATTGGTGCAGGGTCGGTGTTTTTTTGCCATGTGAACGACGCTGGTTTCTGGATGGTTCGCGAATATTTTGGCTTGGAACTGAAGCAAACCATTTGGGTATGGTCAGTGCTGCAAACTATCGTCTCGGTGGTGGGACTGATTGGCACGTTCCTATTATGGGAATGGTTTGTGTAG